The genomic window CGgaaaaaaatctgtcggtaaattaTCGACGGAAAAAATTTGTCAGTAAGTAATTTCCGATGAAGCTTCTATAGAGGGACAAAACCGTCGGTAATTTCGTTgataaccaaaaatccgtctgtaatgaagaccaaatctgtctgtaaatccaTCTGTAATAAGCAATTTTCTAGTTGTGGTTTAGACGCTGACACGTGTCCTTTATTGGCTGACGTGACTTCTGACGTGGCAAACAATTGGACTCTCCCTAAGGTTTTTTAGTGAGCTCTTTCCAATTTTGCcctttattttctcattttttttgccCTGAATTTGCATTTTTTTCTCCTCTCTTCGATCTCTGTATCTACTATTATTGAAATATCAGATATTTTTGCTGCCACAGACAGAAAGGGTAAATTCTGTCAAAACTGTAACCGTTCTGGACACCTCTTCTCAGATTGTCCTTCTATTGAATGTCGCAAAGGCTAACAAAAAAGTCACATTAGCTACAATTATCCACAACTATTCTACCATTATTGCAAGCTCTCAGGACATTTGATTACTAACTGTCCTACTTGTCTACCACGTCCTGATCAACTCAAAGTATCATTCTCGTCCTAACTTCTCCAAGAATGTGTCTACTTCTACTGATGCTGCTGCTACTGAATCTACTAACTCTGCTCCTCTCAACATGTCTCCTATCTCTTTATCTGATATTGTATTTCTTCTTAAGCATCTTTTCTCCCTTTCTGGTAATACTCCTACTGCTTGTTCTACTCCTTCAGGTAATTCTACATGGTATTTTGATTCCGGTTGCTTTCATCACATGTCTCCTTTGCATCATCTTTTCTCGTCTTTGTCTACAACTACAAATGCCCTTTTTATCAATACTGCTGATGGTTCCCTCTTGCATGCGACACACAAGGGTTCTATTTTTCAGTCAACTCTTAATCTCCCTGATACTCATTATATTCCAAAATTGAACTTTAATCTTATTTCtattggtcaacttgttgatctcaGTTTTGATGTCAATTTTTTCATTTCTAGTTGTCGTGTACAGAATCATCGCACGGGacaaatcatcgggactggacgtaagatcggaaggttgtttgaacttGAGAATCTTCATATTCATCCTGTGTCAAAACTCTGTGTTGCTTCTTCTCCGTCTACCCTTTACTTGTATCATTATCTTGCCCATAGCTCCTTAGGAAAATTACATCCTCTTGTGTTTCATAGAGTTTTGGGTCAGGTTAATAATGAGTCTTTTGATTCATTTCTTGTCAAATTGTCAAACAACCTGCTTTAtattttcacaataattcatctcttgcatgctctccttttgatcttatcCATTCTGATATTTGGAATCCTACTCCCACCGCTTCTATGGGAGGGGCTCGATACTTTGTCATTTTCATTTATGATTATTCAtgctttacttgggtttatttgatatCTAATCGCCATGAGCTacctcagatttatattaactttgccactatgattaaaactcagttttccaaggtcattaaaGGTTTTTGACacgataatgctatggaataccgtgacTCCAAACTTTTAACCTTTCTTGTAGAACAtggtactttgtctgagttttcttgccCTGGTACATCTCAACAAAATGGACGAGCTAAACGCAAGCACTATCACATTCTTGACTCTATTCATGCAATGTTTatttcttcttcgtgtcctgagcgtacttggggtgaagctgttcttactgctgttcatgttatcaatagactttCTTCTTTTGTCCTTGGTAAcattactccctttgagcgtctttatcatacctcTCCAGATTACAGTTCTCTTCGAGTTTTTGGTTTGTGTCTATTTTGTTCTTCTTtagcctcatgaacatagtaaacttgaacctcgggctcacATGTGTTGTTTCCTAGATTATGGCACTAAACACAAGGATTATCATTGTTGGGATCCTCTTTCTAGACATATTCGTATATCTCGCCTTGTTGTATTCTGAGAGCATCACTTATTTTCTAGGTTCTCCTCATTTGAGTCCATTCCTCCTCTTTAGTCACCATTTTTTACCAACCCTAATGTTGATCTTTCTCCTATTGATGATTCTACAGGTTTTATCTCAAGTCAACCTTTACAGTCTCCTACTCTTCTACCTTCTCCATCTCCTGATGATTCCAGACCAGACGATGATCCTGCTCCTGCTGTCATGCCTTCTCCTTCTACTCGTTCTTCTAGGATAagaaatccacctcctcatctttattatcattatttttctactattcttcatcacaCTATGAACGTATGTCATTCAAAGAAGTATCCACAAATTCAAGTTGGTAGCAAGAAATGCAGGAAAAAATtcaggcacttgaaaaagcacacacttgggacTTAGTTGATCCTCCTTCTAATCAGGAAATTGTGGGTAGTAAATGGGTCTACAAGATCAAGACTTGctctgatggttctattgaccgttataaggcacgATTGGTTGCTCAAGATTGTACACAAGAGTATGGTATtaattatgaagagacttttgctcctgttgctcgTCTCACATCTGTTCGAACTCTCCTTGCCATTGCTGCGGTAAAAAAAATGGTCTCTAAGTCAGATGGATATGAAGAATGCTTTTCTTAatgaggatttgaaaaagaaggtctatatgaaaccacctccgggttatccttgtccttctagcAAAGTCTGTCTCCTTCGTAAGGCACTTTATagtcttaagcaagctcctcgtgaatggttgaCAAGTTCAGCACCGCTATATGTAATCTCGGTTTCACTTGCAGCCCTCGTGAGAATGCTCTCTTTATTCGTAAAAGTGAACATGGAGTTGATCTTCTGCTTTTGTATGTTaatgatgacatgatcattactggagatgatgttgatggtatctctgatctcaaagCATCCCTTCACCAtacttttgagatgaaagatcttggttcttttagttattttcttggtTTAGAGGTCTTATCCATAGATGAGGGtatctatctctctcaagctaagtatgcttcagatcttgTTGCTCGCGCCGGGATTATAGATAGTCACATTGAGTCTACTTcccttgagcctaatgttcgatttatcCCTATAGAtagcactgttttggataatcctactcttTATCGACAGTTAGTTGGAGGTCTTGTCTGCTTGACTGTCACACGACCAGACATAGCCTATCCAGTTCATGTTCTTATGCAGTTCTTGTCATCTCCTCGTAGTATTCACTATGCGGCCGTTCTTCACATTattcgctacatcaaaggcactctgTTTCATGGACTTCATTTTTCTGCCCATTCATCTTTATCCCTTCAGGCGTACTCAAATGTTGATTGAGCTGGTGATCCCATTGATcttcgttctactactggttattgTTTATTGCTTGGTGACTCTCTTATTTCCTAGTGAGCCAAGAAGCAAATGTTCACTGCTCGCTCCAGCACAGAAGCTGAATACTGTGctctcgctgacaccactgctgaggttatctcgattcgttggcttctcgaagactTGGGTACTCCTCAATCATTCCCgactgatgttttttgtgacaaCCGCGGTGCTAGCTAGACAGATTGTCCATAATGATgtttttcatgaacgcaccaaacacattgagattgattgtcatttTGTTCAACAACGTCTCTTTATTGATGTTGTTCGTCTCATAGCTATTGAAACTCTGGATCAGACTGCAGATATCTTCACGAAGGCTCATCATCTTACTCATTTTCGAACTCTAGtatccaaactcaagatggtatctTTAGCTCCCACTTGAATTTGCGGAGAGAtattagagtataattaggatcaattaagatcagttagtatcatttatatgtatatagcatAAATGTGTATTTATTGTAGGATTTTAtgcttttattgctttaattcttCTAAGGACCTATGTATACTCTTGTATATTATACCTTTCGATTCACacttaataatatattttttaaattactcttttatttttaacACTAGTTAACTgattattcaaaaaaataaaaaatgttgtaCCACTAATTATAAACCTTTTGTGGGACGCTTTTTCCAGGTTGCTTCTTTCTCCAACAACCACAACCTTGTCTTATTATCACTCCACCTTActgttatataatttttttacaagTGTAATTTTAATACAGAAAGTAATTAGTATTATAAGTATTTTATATATTCATTCAATGTAAAAAAAATCATCTggcctttttttcttttaaatagcCCTTTAAATAGTATATGAAAAGACAGTTAcaccaataatatatatatatatatatatatatatatatatatatatatatatttctNNNNNNNNNNNNNNNNNNNNNNNNNNNNNNNNNNNNNNNNNNNNNNNNNNNNNNNNNNNNNNNNNNNNNNNNNNNNNNNNNNNNNNNNNNNNNNNNNNNNNNNNNNNNNNNNNNNNNNNNNNNNNNNNNNNNNNNNNNNNNNNNNNNNNNNNNNNNNNNTAATATAATACTACAAAtctcttttttaataaaaattgttATACAAAAAACTACTTTCGACTTTGAAGTTTGAAAACTATATAAgtacataaaattaaaaaaaaaatgtatatataaattCTTAATAATAAACTCAAAACAGATTGTTTGCTACTTTGCTCCAGTGCCTCCTTTGCCAATACTCAACCTTACTCCAAACCCTGAATAATTGCTCTCTCTCCGTGCCCTTCGAACCATCCAATAATATAATTCCGACACCACTGCTCTTCGTGTTGGAGGACCCATCTATAATACAACATCACGTCGTCATTTATTGTTTGGACACAAGAacctatataatttttttaaaaataatttattaaaataagatttttaaaaaatagttttctaaaaattataatgtctatatttaataaattagattaaaaataatttttagtaagTATAAACAACAAcgattatatttaataaaataattttaaaaatttaaaaagacaataataaataaaaatataaaaataaatttgNNNNNTTAATGACAGGGACGGACCCAGTAGCAAAGAagagggggcacttgcccccacagtgttttaatttttttttttaaaatatagttatatataatatgtcccacttcaaattttaaatgactccattataaataaattaaactcaattagctaaagttttaaatttactttttttatttctctatcattttgattattatttaacctaatcaaatttaattcttGTGTCGTCACTCCTTTATTCCCTTAAGccctctttttatttttatattttcaacttttttttcTATTCCTTATCTAGTAgtcatcttctcttcatcaaaaaataaataaaagcaagaacttttcatttaaaatttgatcatttTATGTAAagtgatattttaaaaaaaaatatatcgtGAATgactatattattttttaaaataaaaaaaatctagagattaaattttgttctaaatttttttgtatattttttaaatatttattcaaatattaCCACAAAAATTCAGATAATATAGATAGGTCGTTTGttaaatatgaaatttttttgtcatttataaaatataagatttattgattatttttatcGTATTTTCAAATTATTCAGGGTTGTTTTGTTAATAACATCTTTTAGAGACCTTTTAATAAGCGTTTGAATCTTTCGGATACTGAATTAGTAGTTAactctttttttaaaataaaaatataatatttcctaaccttttttgcatacaaaatcgtccctaaagtttaacttaattttaaaatcgttatttttatttaaatcttaaattttatttcCAAATTACCCCtaaccaaaaaaattataaaataaaaaaaaaagaaaaaaaagagaagagagttctGGAGTTAAGAGAGAAGCAGAACCACGAGGAAAGCGAGAAGAAAAGgggaaaggaaagaagaagaagggggaagcaCTGTTTCTACTATACTTATCCTCGCTAGCTCGTTGATCGTCGCTGCTCCTTGCCACTCACCGCTACTCTTCGTATGTCATCGCTGCTCTGCTCCTCGCCGCTGGTTCGCGTCTGCGCCGCTGCTCCTTGTCACTGGTCCTCCAGAGGGTTTCGATTCTGTTTctaatttgttgatttttttaattacattattgttgaattttatgcttttttttttgttaattacattgttgatttgttgattttgttaatcACATTGTTTCTGATTCTGATTCTATTGATGTTGTTGACTCTGATTCCATTCTGATTTTATTGTTCTCCTGCTTCTGATTTTGATTCTGTTTTGATTGTTGCTGTGCTTCTTATTATGATTCTATTTCTTtgattttattgttattgttcttCTAATTTCATTGTTctttgattttattattctttgaTTTCTTGTGTTCTTCTGATTTCTTCTGATTGCGCTactgatgatgaagaagaaaagaTGCTGCTATGATGGAGAAGAAGAATTGCGTATTTTGgtccgaaggacgattttaaaaccaagttaatCCTTAAgaacgattttgtatgcaaaaaaaggttgggacaaaaaaaaatttcggcctataccttagggaccaaaatcgtacttaaccctaatttttaCTATTTTAGTCTTTTATATCCAAAATTTATTGTATTGGTTCTCGAGATTCAGCTCTAGGCACCATATTAATCCTTGGACCCTTTTTGACGTATGTTTGACACATGGCTAAACAAAATTGTTTTATTTTGATGCTTAAACAAGACAAAAATGAGgtcattttgaaaaaagaaaagagataaaACGATTTGCACATCATATGAATTTTTCTTGGTTTTTCGTTTTTGCCTTTTTTTTAAGCATCGAAACGAAATTGCTTAATCTTGTGTCCACAGTAGCAGAGCATCCTCAGTATTTTGTTTGCCGACTTAGCACTAGAAAAAATTCAAAAGACTAATATAGTGCATGACGTTGGATCTCGAGAACCAatttcactacaaaaaaaaatgctAAGTGCTGTCaaagttaccgtcggatttaccaaAAAAAATTCGTCGGTAACCTGTTTAGCGGCGAAATAAATCCGACCgtgtaaattaaattagaaatcgAAAGAACAATACTGATGAACATTATAAATTGAGCTATACTAATACTACTACATtacataaagaataaaaaataccaAACTATTTATGAtattaacaattaattaatttatcgTCTACAATATCAACCATACATTGTCATAAATTAAGCCAATACAATAGACAAATCAAACACCAATtcataatcaataaaaattttattgtcaactattattaatattaatcatCTGAGatcattttaaaatttgaaatgcaAATAAGTTTTCTTATTTACCCAAGGTTCAGTCTTGATTCTTCAATTAAGTTTGATGGAACTTGATCTGTCAAGTTGTTATTTTTTAGAAATCTGCAACAGTCAAAGAGAGTCTAATAAAGAACTTAAAACAAAAAACTGCACCGTCACCATTAACATTCAGTCATAAGTTCACAAACCCTACATGAACCAAAAACCAAGCAAACACCAAAAGCACCCAAACCATAAAAGCTTTGCAGATCTATTCACCAAATCTAAAATCCACAACATCAGCCAAATACAATCATATACAAAATCAATCAACCAGCCACATCAAACAGTAATTGACATTCAGCCATCATTAATCCAGAAACATAATTTAAATCAGAAACATAACTTAAatcaataattaactcagaaaataaacAAGTTAAGATCAACTCTGACAATTAACGACAATCAACTAATTAACtcagataataataaatttaaaaaattaataacaataaaaaatgagTCAATAATTAcctcataaaataaaaaagtgaatATTAACtcaaaaattaacaacaatcaactacAAGAATAGAAATTAGAACAATACAGTTGGGGATCTTACACTTGTAGAAAAGTAAACAGAAATCAAAACAATAAACAGAAATCAGAATAATAAACACAGAATtatcaaaacaaaattcaaaatcaaaatcataaacaaaattttaaacatAGAATAATCaaaatagaattttaaaaaatcataaatcaaaacagaattaaaaaaaaaactaaatctaaattaaTACATGAACTAAATCTGAAAAATAGTTAAATTTCTAATACAGACATCCTAATTGCAAATTTTCTAATAGGAACAAGGAGAAGGACAACATACCTAGAGGGAGGAATGAGGTAGCTCCGGCGACACAAGAAGCAGCGGTGACAACAATGGCAGCAGTGGCGGAGCGACGAAAACGACAGCATAGAGTGACCAACACGACGTAAGGAGTCCACGTAATCTTTGAACGCTGTTGGTAGTGGTCGACGATGATGGAGGGGCTGTTGGAGGTGGTTTGTGGGGGAGAGCgagtgagggagagagagagaaaggagaaggTTAGAGAGAGAAGGAGTAGTTCAGAAACGAGAGGGAGAATGCTCATGATTCGAATTTAGGACAAGATTACCGTTGAATTTACCGGCAGAAAAATCCGACAGTAATGCTTTGGGAATGACCAAAATGCAGCGTCCCACTAATTCGAATCCGCCGGTAAATTCGACGGCAATGATCgcgctaatttttctttttttcctccaATTATTACCGCAAATTTATCATCAAAAAGTCAAATCTGACAGTAATTTTTTTACCCGACGAATTTATTGCCAAATTCGCTGGTAAATTCGTTGGTAAACCGCCGCTAATATTCAACACTAAATTCAATAGTAAATTTGACAGTattcattatttttcttataatattTGGGAATTTAGTCCTAATAATTGAGTTTAAATTAACTAAACAATTCTTTGTTAGTGGCAGAATATAATGACCTAAAATAAGACTAATTCAAAAAGAACAAAACtgaaagttaaaaataaaaagtaaaatttactgtattaattttttcttgttaatttataATCAATGATTATATTATATAAAACaataatattttagaatattttCAAAAGGTACATTTTAACTCTATTtatgaataaataattatttgtaaCCATCAAAAAATTTGATCGTCCACAAAATTGACTACAAAAAAACTAACATAATGTTATATGAATCAAAGATAAATTATATTTGACAAAAATATCCAAATATTAAATCTTTACTTATTCGATTAAAAAGCACATTAAATTCTTAAAATACTATTACTATCATCATCTTCAACCTCTTAAAGATTCAACCCGATTGCATTAAAAAATAAGCATTTTCTTGgggataaaaataatcacgtcAAAATCAGAGCAATAATGTCAAAGAATCATAGCAGagtaagagaaataaaaaaattttaaaccgtCATCGACGAACAGTTAAGCACAAAATATGATTATCTAATTCATCtctgaaagaaaagaaagaagaaagggaatgagAATAAAATAGGCTTGGATCACAGTAACAACTAAATAGCAACTCAAGTTTTGGAAAAGATAACAATAACAATGAAAATAGAAACTTATGCCCCGATAGATCTGATGAGAAAATAAGAAGCAAAAGGACATAAAATAGCCAAAAGAACACTTGAATGAATATTTCTCCGGTGTGCGTAACAATAGCAGACGCAACAGCAGGAAAGGAAAACGGCAGCGAATCTAGGCATCaattaagaaagagaagagggagGAGATGAAGGGAGACAAATATGGATGTATAACAGCTTCATTATGCTTCTACTTGTTAGACGGCGACAACAGTTGTGATCTCTTTTGTCGTTGCCTTTGCCACTTCCCTTTTTTCTGCTTCTTTTTCCCTTTCCTTCAGTTTCTCACTGTTTATTCTTTGCTTTCGCTATGTCTCTCATCCCAACatccctttctctctcttctttgttGTGGCAAGGacaaccactacaagaaaaatgccgAATACCATTGGATTTAGTGTCAGAGGTTAGCGGCAGGTTTACTGGCGGATTTACCGGCAGATTTGGCACTAAATTTGTTCGGTAGAAAAGTTACCGTTGGATTCAATTTTCCAACAGTAAATTCGTCGGTaataattgaaaggaaaaaaaatttggCGCGATCATTACCATCGGATTTAGGGAGAAAAATCCGACTGTAAGGTAATTAAATAAAACGCACCATTTTTGTCACAAGCTATGCATTACCGGCAGATTTTTTCGATGGTAAAATTGACCCTAAATTCAAATTTGCGAACATttcccttccatttttgcaacATCATTAACCTCACTTCTCtccccttttcctttttctttctctctcaccGTCAGCCCCATCGCCACCATTCGTTGCCATTTCGTTGTTGTTAACTGCTTCCCACAACTCCAGCCATCGTCGCCGTTGAGGAGCGTCCACCTGGAGCTTGTTTCTGCCATTGATGAGCTTGTTTCTCTCCTGCGAGTTGTTGCCTCCATTGTTTGCCACTGTTGCCGCTTGCCTCCGTCAGCTGTGATGTTACCCTCGTCCTTTATTCATGTatgtcttcttttcttctttttttgacATTGTTGACATTTGCTAAACCCTAACCCTACACTTCTCATCTTCCAATTTTATCATGTTAATTAGTTTCTTAGTTTCTTTAGATTTCATTATGATTCTAGATTTGTAGATTAATGATAAAATGTTGGTGTTTAATGTAATTATCAGAGTCCGTGATTCTTgaatgcattaatttatgaaaaagtatagggtaccaacatattatttaccaatttctgccaactcttatttataattgtgtttcatggaagtgtgttcgtggatgtgtctaataatttatatattttaaatacatatataaagagacacatccagaaaatatatctataaaaacatttctattaaacacagttataaaaaagacatttttattagacacatccacgaacacacttccatgaaacacaattataaataagagttggcagaagttggcagatatgctgttggtaacgtagtgGAACCGTTAATTTATTGATATCGAAAgattttatcttaaattttttatattattatcaaaatatatataatcaAATTAATCAATTCAATCAATGATTCAACAGTTGGATAAGCAACTCAATGATATAGTATTTTAGTTGAGTTAATTATCAATTCGATTCTAATAACTATATTGCGAAGAGACCAGtctaattctaattaataaatatGCTAATGAAAAGAGTAAAACAATTGAGCAAAGCCACAACAAAGGTTACATGGTACACAGCCAAATATGACAATAATTTTCTGTATAAATACATCCACTCACACATTGACCATCATTCATATATTAAACACACATAACACTCTTCCTTTAGCTCATTGAAACAAAAACCACAAAACCCAAATATGGCTATAGATTTGTTATCCCCTGGCTTAATTCCAACCATAGCAACAATATTAACCACTTTCGTGGTCGTCGACATCCTCCTGCGCCATATTCGTGGCCGCCGGTATAATCTGCCACCAGGCCCAAAACCATGGCCCATCATAGGTAACCTAAACCTCATTGGATCCCTTCCTCACCGGTCCATCGACGATCTCAGCAAA from Arachis ipaensis cultivar K30076 chromosome B09, Araip1.1, whole genome shotgun sequence includes these protein-coding regions:
- the LOC107615181 gene encoding uncharacterized protein LOC107615181, with amino-acid sequence MVDKFSTAICNLGFTCSPRENALFIRKSEHGVDLLLFYFLGLEVLSIDEGIYLSQAKYASDLVARAGIIDSHIESTSLEPNVRFIPIDSTVLDNPTLYRQLVGGLVCLTVTRPDIAYPVHVLMQFLSSPRSIHYAAVLHIIRYIKGTLFHGLHFSAHSSLSLQAYSNVD